In the Astatotilapia calliptera chromosome 5, fAstCal1.2, whole genome shotgun sequence genome, one interval contains:
- the ppm1j gene encoding protein phosphatase 1H, whose protein sequence is MMISKVKNAMSNLVGGMMPHGHHHHNHHSGGQTCGTDSLPPRFPYGRPDFLDLTPELLQYSTEHASRPVLTLKRGSRLPWQTGYAEVINAGKSMLNEDQASCEKVFVKKPSGKHRNSTLLDQNGDGTGIPLHFWGIFDGHAGSGAAIMASKLLHHLIRDRLGEICHLLENPSSAPPICLAKNGSPYQAEAKKGGAQEPEDPDAVSDASVRFYMEKVVSLESLVMGVIETAFKQMDDLIEKEKSSYAISGGCCALAAIHLMGKLYVANAGDSRAIIIRNNEVIPMTNEFTPESERQRLQYLGFLRPELLGNEFTHIEFPRRIQHSELGKKMLYRDHSMTGWAYKTIVEDDLKFPLIYGEGKKARVMATIGVTRGLGDHDLKVYNSNIYIKPFLSCVPEVKVYNLDEHKHGPDDVLVMGTDGLWDVTTDKEVADAITAYLSCCDPSDPMRYTLAAQDLLMRSRGVLKERGWRLPNDRLGSGDDITVFVIPLAGHESET, encoded by the exons ATGATGATCAGCAAAGTTAAAAACGCCATGTCCAACCTGGTCGGAGGGATGATGCCGCACGGACACCACCACCATAACCATCACTCTGGTGGACAGACCTGCGGTACGGACAGCCTGCCGCCTCGTTTTCCCTACGGCCGGCCGGATTTCTTGGACCTCACCCCGGAGCTCCTGCAGTACTCCACCGAGCACGCATCGCGGCCGGTGCTCACGTTAAAGAGAGGCAGCAGGCTTCCCTGGCAAACAGGATACGCAGA GGTGATCAATGCAGGGAAGAGCATGTTGAACGAGGACCAGGCCTCATGTGAGAAAGTGTTTGTGAAGAAGCCGAGTGGCAAACACCGCAACTCTACTTTGCTAGATCAAAACGGG GATGGTACAGGAATTCCTCTCCACTTCTGGGGGATATTTGATGGACATGCAGGTTCTGGCGCAGCCATCATGGCCTCCAAGCTTCTTCACCACCTAATCAGAGACCGCTTGGGGGAGATCTGCCACCTCCTGGAGAACCCCAGCAGTGCTCCTCCTATCTGCCTGGCCAAGAATGGCAGCCCATATCAGGCGGAGGCAAAGAAAGGGGGTGCACAAGAACCAGAGGACCCAGATGCAGTCAGCGACGCTTCAGTGCGCTTTTACATGGAGAAAGTTGTCAGTTTGGAAAGCCTGGTGATGGGAGTCATAGAGACTGCCTTCAAACAGATG GATGACCTAATTGAAAAGGAAAAATCGTCGTATGCCATTTCTGGTGGCTGTTGTGCCTTAGCTGCCATACATTTAATGGGGAAACTCTACGTAGCCAATGCTGGAGATAGCAG gGCCATAATCATACGAAATAATGAAGTTATTCCCATGACAAATGAATTTACACCTGAGTCTGAGAGACAGCGGCTACAGTATCTG GGCTTCCTGAGGCCAGAGCTCCTGGGAAATGAGTTCACTCACATTGAGTTCCCTCGTAGGATCCAACACAGTGAGCTGGGTAAAAAGATGCTCTACAGAGACCACAGCATGACTGGCTG GGCTTATAAGACAATTGTTGAAGATGATTTGAAATTTCCCCTGATATATGGAGAAGGGAAAAAG gCTCGTGTCATGGCAACAATCGGAGTGACCCGTGGGCTCGGTGATCATGACCTGAAAGTTTACAACTCCAACATTTACATTAAGCCCTTCCTCTCGTGCGTCCCTGAG GTGAAGGTTTATAACCTGGATGAACATAAACACGGCCCAGATGATGTCTTGGTCATGGGCACAGATGGACTTTGGGATGTAACTACGGACAAGGAAGTGGCAGATGCTATTACAGCCTACTTATCCTGCTGTGACCCCTCTGATCCCATGAG ATATACACTGGCAGCGCAGGACCTGCTTATGAGGTCAAGGGGGGTGCTGAAGGAGCGTGGCTGGCGGCTACCCAACGATAGACTGGGCTCTGGTGATGACATCACTGTGTTTGTCATCCCACTGGCAGGGCATGAGTCAGAGACATGA